The following nucleotide sequence is from Cellvibrio sp. PSBB006.
CCGATCATCAGCGCTTTTTGGCAACAACTACCCATCGAGGATTTGACTCCCAAAGAATAAAAAAGCCGACCAGCATTAACTGATCGGCTTTTACATAGCTGCGTGAATTTACAAACTCAATACTTTTTCACCACGGGATATTCCGCTAACCCCAGTACGCACCACTTCAAGAATGGCTGCATCACCGACGGCTTGTAAAAAAGCATCCAGTTTATCGCTAGCACCCGTGATCTGGATGATGTAAAGCGAACTCGTTACATCCACAATCTGGCCGCGAAAAATATCAACACAACGTTTTACCTCAGCACGTTGCGCGCCAGCCGCTTTGACTTTTACCAACATCAATTCACGCTCGATATGAGCACCTTCCGTCAAGTCGACCAATTTCACGACATCAATCAATTTATTGAGATGCTTGGTGATCTGTTCGATCTTGTGGTCATCGCCCAAGGTCGTCAGTGTCAACCGCGACAGCGTCGGATCTTCCGTCGGCGCCACGGTCAGACTCTCAATGTTGTAGCCACGCTGGGAAAATAAACCCACAACGCGAGACAAGGCACCGGGAGCATTTTCCATTAATACAGAAATAATACGTCTCATATCAGGTACGCTCCGTCTTGCTCAGGTACATGTCACGCATTGAACCGTTCGGTGCAACATGCATGGGATAAACGTGTTCAGATTGATCAACCATAATGTCCATAAACACCACGCGATCTTTCAATGCAAAACATTCTTCCAACTTCGCCTTGAGCTCTTCCTTTTTGGTTACTCGCATACCGACATGGCCGTAGGCTTCAGCCAGTTTGATAAAGTCTGGCAACGAATCCTCATACAAACTTTCTGCATAACGGCTGGAGTACTGCATATCCTGCCATTGACGGACCATACCCAGCGCCTGGTTGTTCAAACAGATAACCTTGACCGGCAGATGATATTGGGTACAAGTTGAAAGCTCCTGGATACACATCTGGATACTGCCTTCTCCAGTGACGCAAACCACGGTCGCATCACGATGGGCGATCTGCACCCCCATGGCAGCAGGCAAACCAAAGCCCATGGTGCCCAGACCACCGGAGTTGATCCAGCGGCGCGGCTTGTCAAACTTGTAGTACTGCGCCGCAAACATCTGGTGTTGGCCTACATCCGAGGTAACAAAAGCATCGCCGTTGGTGACTTCCCAGATAGCCTTAATCACATCTTGCGGTTTGATCACATTGCTGGTGGTGTCATAACGCGGCTTGGCATAGATGCCATGACGCTCACGCCACTCATTAATCTGCTTCCACCAGGCAGCAATCGCTTCGGCATCCGGACGCTCATCAGTCTCCTGGATCAATGCCAGCATCTCACTCAGCACGCTATCTACGGCGCCGACAATCGGCACATCGGCGACAACCGTTTTAGAGATAGATGCTGGATCAATATCCACGTGAATAA
It contains:
- the ilvN gene encoding acetolactate synthase small subunit — translated: MRRIISVLMENAPGALSRVVGLFSQRGYNIESLTVAPTEDPTLSRLTLTTLGDDHKIEQITKHLNKLIDVVKLVDLTEGAHIERELMLVKVKAAGAQRAEVKRCVDIFRGQIVDVTSSLYIIQITGASDKLDAFLQAVGDAAILEVVRTGVSGISRGEKVLSL